The Spirosoma foliorum genome has a window encoding:
- a CDS encoding DUF349 domain-containing protein, translated as MENASLVDEYGYVKDGKVFLKGYLNYEDRQIGEVKRTEQEALDYFKNRFIIAENKVSQLEKDIDEAQNKGSYLTKLVQLRKKLLGFDALGDFPPLLDRLDEQEKLLADLITVNQRKNYDIKRALIAEAEAIVDSTDWRTTADELQEIKTKWIKTGPVDKSVEEEVEGRFQELLDGFFQRRREFFNEQNKVIQERLDKYDELIRLAFRANRLGDLDAAFQEVRRLNNAWKAVGEVPIKKSGKLYKQFKKATTMFYAKYNDAKGIVLVPKIDPRIEAQMKMADEVEKLSKQSDIFAAAERAKVLLNAWKEIRVPFKLQDKVVNERFRAACDKIFELSYLGRVLTRKYPAFELKSQSEQIRTKIREMEYLVKREKNDLQFALQDADGLDPNNDADKQILNKINTQRRKIAMKETILRELQKQLETAGY; from the coding sequence ATGGAAAACGCTTCACTGGTAGATGAATACGGTTACGTCAAAGACGGAAAGGTATTTTTGAAAGGCTACCTGAATTACGAAGACCGCCAAATCGGCGAAGTCAAACGCACCGAGCAGGAAGCGCTCGATTATTTTAAAAATCGCTTCATCATTGCAGAGAACAAAGTCAGTCAGTTAGAGAAAGACATCGACGAGGCTCAGAACAAAGGCTCGTACCTGACAAAGCTGGTCCAACTCCGCAAGAAACTGCTTGGATTTGATGCATTAGGAGATTTCCCTCCCCTACTCGACCGTCTGGACGAGCAAGAAAAGTTATTGGCCGATTTAATTACGGTCAACCAACGCAAGAATTATGACATTAAGCGGGCTCTGATCGCTGAAGCCGAAGCTATTGTCGACAGTACTGACTGGCGAACAACAGCTGATGAACTTCAGGAGATCAAGACGAAATGGATTAAGACTGGCCCGGTTGACAAATCGGTAGAGGAGGAAGTAGAAGGACGGTTTCAGGAACTACTGGACGGCTTTTTTCAACGCCGACGGGAGTTCTTCAACGAGCAGAACAAAGTTATTCAGGAACGCCTGGATAAGTATGACGAGCTGATTCGATTAGCCTTCCGTGCCAATCGATTGGGTGATCTGGATGCGGCCTTTCAAGAGGTTCGGCGGCTGAACAATGCCTGGAAGGCGGTTGGTGAAGTACCGATCAAGAAAAGTGGAAAACTGTATAAGCAGTTCAAGAAAGCCACAACCATGTTCTATGCGAAGTATAACGACGCGAAGGGCATTGTACTGGTACCCAAGATCGATCCACGGATTGAGGCTCAAATGAAAATGGCCGATGAAGTGGAGAAACTATCCAAACAATCCGACATTTTTGCTGCTGCTGAGCGAGCAAAAGTGTTACTCAATGCCTGGAAAGAGATTCGGGTGCCGTTCAAATTACAGGACAAAGTTGTTAATGAACGTTTCCGGGCAGCCTGCGACAAAATTTTCGAGCTAAGCTATCTTGGCCGTGTTCTGACCCGGAAATACCCTGCGTTTGAGCTTAAAAGTCAATCGGAGCAGATTCGGACGAAAATTCGGGAGATGGAATATCTCGTTAAACGCGAGAAAAACGACTTGCAGTTTGCCTTGCAGGATGCTGACGGCCTCGATCCAAACAATGATGCCGACAAGCAGATTCTGAACAAAATCAATACGCAGAGACGAAAAATCGCG
- the ettA gene encoding energy-dependent translational throttle protein EttA: MSQETIIFSMAGVSKNIPPNRQILKNIYLSFFYGAKIGVLGLNGSGKSTLLRIIAGIDKNYTGEVVFSPGYSVGMLEQEPKFEAGKTVREVVEEGVQEVVNLLKEFDEINEAFGDPDADFDKLINRQGEVQEKLDHYNAWELDQKLERAMDALRCPPSDALIDNLSGGEKRRVALCRLLLQQPDVLLLDEPTNHLDAESVLWLEEHLRQYSGTVIAVTHDRYFLDNVAGWILELDRGEGIPWKGNYSSWLEQKQNRLAKEEKTESKRQKTLQRELEWVKMAPKARQAKSKARLGAYEKLLNEDAKQRDEKLEIFIPAGPRLGAKVIEAEDVSKAFGDRLLFEHLGFRLPQGGIVGIIGPNGAGKTTLFKLITGRDKPNSGTFDVGETVKVAYVDQEHDGLDPNKTVYETISGGNDWIIMGGKQSNARAYVSRFNFGGADQEKKIGTLSGGERNRVHLAMTLKEGANLLLLDEPTNDLDVNTLRALEEGLENFAGCAVIISHDRWFLDRIATHILAFEGDSQVYWFEGNFSEYEENRRKRLGTDATPTRIKYKKLG; this comes from the coding sequence ATGAGCCAGGAAACCATAATTTTCTCTATGGCAGGCGTGAGTAAAAATATTCCGCCTAACCGACAAATCCTAAAGAACATCTACCTTTCCTTTTTTTATGGTGCAAAAATTGGTGTTTTAGGACTTAATGGTTCTGGAAAATCGACCTTATTGCGGATCATAGCAGGTATAGACAAAAATTATACCGGAGAAGTCGTTTTCTCGCCCGGTTATTCGGTTGGTATGCTTGAGCAGGAGCCAAAGTTTGAGGCTGGCAAAACTGTACGTGAAGTTGTGGAAGAGGGCGTACAGGAAGTTGTGAACCTTTTGAAGGAATTTGACGAGATTAATGAAGCCTTTGGCGACCCCGATGCCGACTTCGATAAACTTATTAATCGGCAAGGCGAGGTTCAGGAAAAACTAGACCATTATAACGCCTGGGAACTCGACCAGAAGCTCGAACGAGCCATGGATGCACTCCGATGCCCACCGTCCGATGCTCTGATCGATAATCTGTCGGGGGGAGAAAAACGCCGGGTGGCTCTCTGTCGCCTGCTGCTACAGCAACCAGACGTTCTGCTACTTGACGAGCCAACGAACCACCTTGATGCCGAATCGGTGTTGTGGTTAGAAGAACACCTTCGCCAATATTCAGGAACCGTTATCGCTGTAACCCACGATCGATATTTTCTGGATAACGTGGCGGGTTGGATTCTCGAACTTGATCGGGGTGAAGGCATTCCCTGGAAAGGCAATTATTCATCGTGGTTAGAGCAGAAACAAAATCGGCTAGCGAAGGAAGAAAAGACAGAATCGAAGCGTCAGAAAACCCTTCAACGCGAGTTAGAATGGGTGAAAATGGCTCCGAAAGCACGACAGGCAAAATCTAAAGCACGTTTGGGAGCTTACGAAAAGCTGTTGAATGAAGACGCTAAGCAACGCGACGAAAAACTAGAAATTTTTATTCCAGCTGGTCCACGTCTAGGTGCTAAAGTGATTGAAGCCGAAGACGTATCCAAAGCGTTTGGCGACCGACTTTTATTTGAACACTTAGGTTTTAGACTCCCACAGGGTGGTATTGTTGGTATCATCGGGCCAAACGGAGCCGGTAAAACGACGCTATTCAAACTTATTACGGGTCGCGACAAACCCAATTCGGGCACATTCGACGTAGGCGAAACGGTAAAAGTGGCCTACGTTGACCAGGAACATGATGGCTTAGATCCGAACAAGACGGTCTATGAAACCATTTCGGGAGGCAACGATTGGATTATTATGGGCGGAAAGCAGTCAAACGCTCGCGCCTATGTAAGCCGATTTAATTTTGGCGGTGCCGATCAAGAAAAGAAAATCGGAACATTGTCGGGTGGTGAGCGTAACCGGGTTCATCTGGCCATGACACTTAAGGAAGGCGCTAACCTGCTCTTGTTGGATGAGCCGACCAATGACCTGGATGTGAATACGTTGCGAGCGTTGGAAGAAGGCCTGGAGAATTTTGCAGGCTGTGCGGTGATCATCAGCCACGATCGCTGGTTCCTGGATCGGATTGCTACGCACATTCTGGCCTTTGAAGGCGATTCACAGGTCTATTGGTTTGAGGGAAATTTCTCGGAATACGAAGAAAATCGGCGCAAACGACTAGGCACGGATGCCACGCCAACCCGGATCAAGTATAAAAAATTGGGGTAA
- a CDS encoding carboxylesterase/lipase family protein, protein MKPSRRNFLQSLGVGVASLGVTKQASATALPAPKKPAGDDQVLFVGDTIAIANTEHGKVRGFILRGIHQFLGVPYGADTSGKNRFMPPQKPAPWTDIRPTLWWGNSAPQIMEKRYANVYASFVDHWNYDDVSEDCLKLNVWTPALDSQKRPVVVWLHGGGFVNGNAVEQDGYQGENLSRLGNIVFCSINHRLGSLGYTDLKAAGGHAASGNVGNLDMVAALEWVKNNIANFGGDPANVTIIGQSGGGAKVTTLMNMPSAKGLFHKAVALSGSSLSGVNKEYAEKLGVKVMEEAGLKPGEIDKLQQIPWRQYIDIANRAVEKMADEAKRMNIQRGGYSPVGDGTYLAEGAFFNNPNQFSADIPLILCSTFHEQNPDRTDASLEGISLAEVKEKIKSRFGDKSGEIVDAYAKNFPKARPIEIWALIVSNRKNVVATADAKAAQQKAPVYVAWFGWQPPLFDGRMRAFHCDDICFWFYNTDLMLTHTGGGKRPRALSDKMAHSFLNFIKTGNPNGGGLPNWKPYTTQHGETMILDDVPALANDPDREARKTLA, encoded by the coding sequence ATGAAACCGTCAAGACGTAATTTCTTACAATCGCTGGGCGTTGGCGTGGCCAGTTTGGGGGTTACTAAACAAGCTTCTGCTACAGCATTACCTGCACCTAAAAAGCCAGCAGGCGACGATCAGGTTCTGTTTGTGGGCGATACGATTGCCATTGCCAATACAGAACACGGAAAAGTTAGAGGATTTATTCTTCGGGGTATTCATCAATTTTTAGGAGTGCCTTATGGGGCTGATACCTCGGGTAAAAATCGGTTTATGCCTCCACAAAAGCCCGCACCCTGGACTGATATTCGGCCTACTCTGTGGTGGGGAAACTCAGCTCCCCAAATCATGGAAAAACGATATGCCAATGTTTACGCGTCCTTCGTTGACCACTGGAATTACGATGATGTTTCAGAAGACTGCCTGAAGCTAAATGTATGGACACCAGCCCTAGACTCGCAAAAACGACCAGTAGTTGTCTGGCTGCACGGCGGTGGCTTCGTTAATGGAAATGCGGTTGAGCAGGATGGATATCAGGGTGAAAACTTGTCTCGTTTGGGCAATATCGTTTTTTGCTCCATCAATCATCGGCTTGGCTCGCTGGGGTATACCGATCTGAAAGCTGCCGGAGGCCATGCCGCATCTGGTAACGTAGGTAATCTGGACATGGTGGCCGCTCTGGAATGGGTCAAAAACAATATTGCCAATTTTGGTGGAGACCCTGCCAATGTAACTATTATTGGGCAGTCGGGTGGCGGAGCCAAAGTGACAACCCTAATGAATATGCCATCCGCCAAAGGCCTGTTTCATAAGGCTGTTGCATTGAGTGGTAGCTCGCTATCTGGCGTTAATAAAGAATATGCCGAAAAATTAGGCGTGAAGGTGATGGAGGAAGCTGGTCTGAAGCCGGGCGAAATCGATAAACTTCAGCAGATTCCGTGGCGCCAATACATTGATATCGCCAACCGGGCTGTTGAGAAAATGGCCGATGAAGCCAAGCGAATGAATATCCAGCGGGGAGGCTATTCGCCCGTTGGTGATGGCACCTACTTGGCCGAAGGGGCTTTTTTCAATAACCCCAATCAATTCTCGGCTGATATTCCGCTGATTCTCTGTTCCACATTTCATGAGCAAAATCCTGACCGGACAGATGCCAGCCTGGAGGGTATTTCGTTGGCCGAAGTGAAAGAGAAAATAAAATCCCGCTTTGGCGATAAATCTGGTGAAATTGTAGACGCTTACGCCAAGAATTTCCCGAAGGCTCGCCCCATTGAGATTTGGGCATTGATTGTTTCGAATCGAAAGAATGTCGTTGCCACTGCCGATGCTAAAGCCGCTCAGCAAAAAGCGCCTGTTTACGTAGCCTGGTTTGGCTGGCAGCCCCCGCTATTTGATGGTCGGATGCGGGCTTTCCACTGCGACGATATTTGTTTCTGGTTTTATAATACCGATTTGATGCTGACGCATACTGGTGGTGGGAAGCGACCAAGAGCCTTATCCGATAAGATGGCTCACTCGTTTCTGAACTTTATCAAAACCGGAAATCCTAATGGGGGAGGCTTACCTAACTGGAAGCCGTATACGACCCAACATGGTGAAACCATGATTCTGGATGATGTTCCCGCTTTGGCGAATGATCCCGATCGCGAAGCACGGAAAACGCTGGCTTAA
- a CDS encoding phosphotransferase family protein produces MLDQLKNTILACFPDLADATFTLLTTGWDSVAVDIDDRLVFKFPRDPEAIEALRREATMLTVIRPSVTIQVPDLEFFEKPVTFSKHTKLKGEPVTRPQYELLGKVAKESLAKDIARFYGELHAIEPDLLRTAGALPIDQWPSPDIILAGIQPLLPKNLLPKAQQTLKTWAQLPPDLPIYGFFDGHGRNMAFDYSTQQLTGIYDFGDAGFGELHEEFIYTSFISKELTADVISHYEQLTGRTIDHNRVHTLTGVLLLTELADMVDDPEHGATCLENALTWLTENS; encoded by the coding sequence ATGCTCGACCAGTTAAAGAACACAATCCTGGCCTGTTTTCCTGACCTTGCCGACGCTACCTTTACATTACTAACTACCGGATGGGATTCTGTTGCCGTTGATATAGATGATCGGTTAGTTTTTAAATTCCCCCGTGATCCGGAAGCTATCGAGGCTTTGCGCAGAGAGGCTACAATGCTCACCGTGATTCGGCCCAGTGTGACAATACAAGTGCCCGATCTTGAGTTTTTTGAAAAGCCAGTTACGTTTTCGAAACACACAAAGCTTAAAGGAGAACCCGTTACGAGGCCGCAGTACGAATTATTGGGGAAGGTAGCTAAAGAGAGCTTAGCGAAAGACATAGCTCGTTTTTATGGGGAGTTACACGCAATTGAGCCAGACTTGCTACGAACTGCCGGCGCCCTACCAATTGACCAATGGCCAAGTCCTGACATTATTCTGGCTGGTATTCAACCACTCTTACCCAAAAATCTTCTCCCTAAGGCCCAACAAACGCTCAAAACCTGGGCGCAGCTTCCTCCCGATCTGCCTATATATGGATTTTTCGATGGTCATGGCAGGAATATGGCATTTGACTATTCTACTCAACAACTAACTGGTATTTATGACTTTGGCGATGCTGGTTTTGGCGAATTGCACGAGGAATTTATTTATACCAGTTTTATTTCAAAGGAGCTTACCGCGGATGTCATTAGCCACTATGAACAGCTAACAGGACGCACAATCGATCATAATCGTGTTCACACCTTAACCGGCGTATTACTGTTAACCGAACTGGCCGATATGGTTGACGACCCTGAACATGGGGCTACGTGTTTAGAAAACGCGTTGACTTGGCTAACGGAGAATAGTTAA
- the era gene encoding GTPase Era, whose translation MNTEIIENFPANHKAGFVSIVGKPNVGKSTLMNQLVGERLSIITSKAQTTRHRIMGILNGTHDGQEFQLVYSDTPGIIKPQYKLHESMMSFVRGSIEDADVVLFVTDIFEQHDENDVIERLQKSEVPVLLLINKIDQATQDQVMEKIAYWQENFNAQEIIPISALNGFNIDQVFGGIISRLPQHPPYFPKSELTDKPERFFASEIIREKIFLNYKREVPYSSEVVITGFKEKEDIIVIQAEILVERATQRAILLGEGGNMIKKTGIMAREELERFFGKKVFLEQFVKVEPDWRQKERMLKRLGYDE comes from the coding sequence ATGAATACGGAAATCATTGAAAATTTCCCGGCCAATCATAAGGCCGGTTTCGTCAGTATCGTTGGTAAGCCCAATGTCGGTAAATCTACCCTGATGAATCAGCTCGTTGGCGAACGGCTGTCTATTATCACCTCCAAAGCACAGACGACACGCCACCGGATAATGGGTATCCTGAACGGAACTCATGACGGACAGGAGTTCCAACTCGTTTACTCCGATACCCCCGGAATTATTAAACCCCAGTACAAACTTCATGAATCAATGATGAGCTTTGTACGCGGCTCCATTGAAGATGCTGATGTTGTGCTGTTCGTAACGGATATCTTCGAACAACACGACGAAAACGACGTCATTGAGCGACTGCAAAAATCGGAAGTTCCTGTGCTGCTGCTGATCAATAAAATTGACCAGGCTACGCAGGATCAGGTAATGGAGAAAATTGCGTACTGGCAGGAAAATTTCAACGCCCAGGAAATCATTCCTATCTCGGCGTTGAACGGCTTTAATATTGATCAGGTATTTGGCGGTATTATCAGTCGGCTGCCTCAGCATCCGCCTTATTTTCCTAAGAGCGAACTGACCGATAAACCCGAGCGGTTTTTTGCCTCAGAAATTATTCGGGAGAAAATTTTCCTGAACTACAAACGCGAAGTTCCCTATAGCAGTGAGGTAGTTATAACGGGCTTCAAGGAAAAAGAGGATATCATTGTTATTCAGGCCGAAATTTTGGTCGAACGGGCTACGCAACGGGCTATTCTGCTTGGTGAAGGTGGGAATATGATTAAAAAAACGGGAATTATGGCCCGTGAAGAACTTGAGCGCTTCTTCGGCAAAAAAGTATTTTTAGAACAATTCGTCAAAGTAGAACCCGACTGGCGCCAGAAAGAGCGGATGCTCAAGCGGTTAGGATACGATGAATAA
- the der gene encoding ribosome biogenesis GTPase Der: MANIVAIVGRPNVGKSTLFNRLTEQRQAIMDNQSGVTRDRHYGTAEWNDKYFTVIDTGGYVVGSEDVFEESIREQVEIAIQESTVLLFVVDTQTGITGLDQDFANVLRRTKKPVYVVANKAETGERAHGAAEFYALGLGDPYAISSQTGTGTGDLLDEVIKHFPTAGVENPDAGIPRIAILGRPNVGKSSFLNVLTGQERSIVTPIAGTTRDAIDTRYKAYGKDFILTDTAGIRRKARIDSNVEFYSTLRSIKAMEDSDVCIILLDATRGLEAQDLTIIGQAVKAKKGVVIMVNKWDAVEKDQHTADRLRKEMIQRMMPIDYLPIIFASVHEKQRIFQVMEKAMEVYENKTKKVATSKLNDAMQPEIEKYPPPAIKGKHIKIKYMLQVPTPSPTFVFFCNLPQYVQESYQRFLENRLREHFDFTGVPITVFFRQK, encoded by the coding sequence ATGGCAAACATTGTTGCAATCGTTGGTCGCCCAAATGTGGGCAAGTCCACGCTGTTTAACCGTCTGACGGAACAGCGACAGGCCATCATGGATAACCAAAGTGGTGTTACACGCGACCGGCATTATGGCACGGCCGAGTGGAACGATAAATATTTTACAGTCATCGATACAGGTGGCTACGTTGTTGGCTCTGAGGATGTATTTGAAGAGTCGATTCGGGAACAGGTCGAAATTGCTATTCAGGAATCAACGGTTTTGTTGTTTGTTGTTGATACGCAAACAGGCATCACTGGCCTGGATCAGGACTTTGCCAATGTTCTACGCCGAACCAAAAAGCCCGTATACGTAGTCGCTAATAAGGCCGAAACCGGCGAACGGGCGCATGGCGCTGCCGAATTTTATGCCCTTGGATTAGGTGATCCCTATGCAATTTCGTCGCAAACGGGCACTGGTACTGGTGATTTACTGGATGAAGTGATCAAGCATTTTCCAACGGCTGGCGTTGAAAATCCGGATGCCGGAATTCCAAGAATTGCAATTCTCGGGCGTCCGAACGTTGGTAAATCGTCGTTTTTGAATGTCCTGACAGGGCAGGAGCGTAGTATTGTGACGCCTATCGCCGGTACTACTCGAGACGCGATCGACACTCGCTATAAAGCTTACGGTAAAGACTTTATTCTGACTGATACGGCTGGTATCCGCCGTAAAGCGCGTATTGACTCCAACGTTGAGTTTTATTCGACATTACGTTCGATTAAAGCCATGGAGGATTCGGATGTCTGTATTATTCTCCTTGATGCGACACGTGGCCTCGAAGCGCAGGATTTGACCATTATTGGGCAGGCTGTGAAAGCGAAAAAGGGCGTAGTAATCATGGTCAATAAATGGGATGCGGTTGAAAAAGACCAGCATACTGCCGACAGATTGCGTAAGGAAATGATTCAGCGAATGATGCCGATTGACTATCTGCCTATCATTTTTGCGTCGGTTCATGAGAAGCAACGTATTTTCCAGGTGATGGAAAAAGCGATGGAAGTGTATGAGAACAAGACGAAAAAGGTTGCGACGTCGAAGCTGAATGATGCCATGCAGCCCGAAATCGAGAAATATCCACCGCCGGCTATCAAAGGGAAGCATATTAAAATTAAGTACATGCTTCAGGTGCCAACGCCTTCGCCAACGTTCGTATTTTTCTGTAACCTACCTCAGTATGTTCAGGAATCATACCAGCGTTTCCTGGAGAACAGGCTTCGAGAACATTTTGACTTTACAGGTGTACCGATTACGGTGTTTTTCCGGCAAAAATAA
- a CDS encoding DMT family transporter — MKTSSRYWIGAFLVFLAAFCFACKGILIKLAYQYQIDSISLLTLRMLFALPFYIVILVNLNRKQSPAKLTSRQWAALAIFGITGYYFASFFNFLGLIYITASLERILLFVYPTFVLLMNAMGFGLRVTKLQIVALILTYAGILLAFWGNIETSAQNNVVLGAFWVILSGLVYAVYLVGSDRMIPLIGSLRYTCYAMIAATVPTVLHCAVQNGLHLGGYPMPVYALGLGMGIFVTVIPTFMIAEGIKRVGSGNASIIGSIGPIFTIFLSTTILHETISIEQIIGTLLVLAGVFMIGWKGNKQVTPSVTN, encoded by the coding sequence ATGAAAACTTCCTCACGTTATTGGATTGGCGCTTTTCTAGTTTTTTTAGCTGCTTTTTGCTTTGCCTGTAAAGGCATTCTTATTAAACTGGCCTACCAATATCAGATTGACTCGATTTCGCTGCTAACATTACGAATGTTGTTTGCGCTGCCATTCTACATCGTTATTTTAGTCAATCTGAACCGAAAGCAATCCCCCGCTAAACTAACGAGTCGGCAATGGGCAGCTCTGGCCATATTTGGAATTACAGGTTATTACTTTGCCAGTTTCTTCAATTTTTTAGGCTTGATTTACATAACAGCAAGTTTGGAGCGGATTCTTCTATTCGTCTATCCAACCTTTGTGCTGCTGATGAACGCCATGGGCTTTGGCCTGCGGGTTACGAAATTACAGATCGTAGCGCTTATCTTAACCTATGCCGGAATTCTCCTGGCGTTTTGGGGAAATATTGAGACTTCGGCTCAAAACAATGTTGTGTTGGGCGCCTTCTGGGTTATCCTTAGCGGATTGGTCTATGCCGTTTATTTGGTTGGTAGCGACCGCATGATCCCATTAATTGGGTCGCTGCGGTATACCTGTTATGCCATGATTGCCGCCACGGTACCTACAGTGCTGCATTGCGCGGTTCAAAATGGGCTGCACTTGGGAGGCTATCCAATGCCCGTATATGCTTTAGGGTTGGGGATGGGCATTTTTGTAACCGTGATCCCGACGTTTATGATTGCTGAAGGAATTAAGCGGGTGGGATCGGGTAATGCCTCTATTATTGGCAGTATTGGTCCAATTTTTACAATTTTCCTGTCGACCACTATTCTCCATGAAACGATTAGCATTGAGCAAATTATAGGTACCCTACTGGTATTAGCTGGCGTCTTTATGATTGGTTGGAAAGGGAACAAACAAGTAACTCCTTCTGTAACCAACTAA
- a CDS encoding ArsR/SmtB family transcription factor, with translation MATEKILDDEKRIDKAAYVLKAVAHPLRIKIIQMLNESKELNVSTIYKNLNAEQSLISHHLINMRDKGILDIRRSGKNIYYFLVDAAVAEIIDCIYKSKLIS, from the coding sequence ATGGCAACCGAAAAAATTTTAGATGACGAAAAACGCATTGACAAAGCGGCTTATGTGCTTAAAGCTGTTGCGCACCCTCTGCGAATAAAGATCATTCAGATGTTGAATGAGAGCAAAGAGCTAAATGTGTCGACTATCTACAAAAATCTAAACGCCGAACAATCCCTCATTTCGCACCACTTAATTAACATGCGCGACAAAGGCATTCTGGATATCCGGCGCAGCGGCAAAAACATTTATTACTTTCTGGTCGATGCTGCTGTAGCGGAGATCATCGATTGTATTTACAAGAGTAAACTAATAAGCTAA
- the ruvB gene encoding Holliday junction branch migration DNA helicase RuvB, with the protein MRNDFLKGSTEGMSATDKEIERALRPLSFEDFTGQEKVLENLEVFVRAAMQRGEALDHVLLHGPPGLGKTTLSHIVANELNASIKMTSGPVLDKPSDLAGLLTNLQPNDVLFIDEIHRLNPIVEEYLYSAMEDYKIDIMLDSGPNARTVQIKLNPFTLIGATTRAGMLTSPLRARFGISCRLEYYDAKLLTSIVQRSSAILGTAIDETGAYEIARRSRGTPRIANNLLRRTRDFAQVKGNGYINVDIAEIALSALEVDQNGLDEMDNRILTTIIEKFKGGPVGLSTIATACGEESETIEEVYEPFLIKEGFLKRTSRGREATERAYIHLGIIPPYKTGDLFS; encoded by the coding sequence ATGCGAAATGACTTTTTAAAGGGCTCGACAGAGGGCATGAGTGCGACCGACAAGGAGATTGAACGGGCGCTTAGACCCCTCTCCTTCGAGGACTTTACAGGGCAGGAAAAAGTCCTCGAAAATCTCGAAGTATTTGTTCGGGCGGCTATGCAACGGGGCGAAGCCCTCGACCATGTTTTGCTTCATGGCCCCCCAGGGTTAGGCAAAACAACCCTATCGCACATTGTTGCCAATGAACTCAACGCCAGCATCAAAATGACTTCCGGACCTGTTCTGGATAAACCCAGTGATCTGGCTGGTTTGTTGACAAATCTGCAACCAAACGATGTGCTCTTTATCGACGAAATTCACCGGCTCAACCCAATTGTGGAAGAGTATCTGTATTCGGCGATGGAGGACTATAAAATTGACATCATGCTCGACTCCGGCCCCAACGCCCGAACCGTGCAGATAAAATTGAATCCGTTTACGCTTATTGGCGCCACAACTCGGGCGGGTATGCTTACCTCTCCCCTACGAGCCCGTTTTGGTATTAGTTGCCGATTGGAATATTATGACGCCAAACTTCTAACATCCATCGTTCAACGGTCGTCGGCTATTCTGGGAACCGCAATTGATGAAACAGGCGCTTATGAGATTGCACGTCGGAGTCGGGGTACACCGCGTATCGCGAATAACCTCCTGCGCCGTACCCGCGACTTTGCACAAGTTAAAGGGAACGGTTATATCAACGTCGATATTGCTGAAATCGCGTTGAGCGCTCTGGAAGTTGACCAGAATGGGTTAGATGAAATGGATAATCGGATTCTGACAACGATCATCGAGAAGTTCAAAGGGGGGCCGGTAGGTCTCTCAACCATTGCTACGGCTTGTGGGGAGGAATCTGAAACGATTGAAGAAGTCTACGAACCGTTCTTAATTAAGGAAGGCTTCCTAAAACGAACATCGCGCGGACGAGAAGCTACCGAGCGGGCTTATATTCATCTTGGTATCATACCGCCTTATAAAACCGGCGATCTATTCAGCTAA